One Pyrus communis chromosome 13, drPyrComm1.1, whole genome shotgun sequence genomic window carries:
- the LOC137713598 gene encoding ubiquitin C-terminal hydrolase 12-like has translation MTMMTPAPLDQQQQEDEEMLVPHSDVVEGPQPMEVAQVEPASTVDSQPVEDPPTMKFTWTIENFTRLNTKKHYSDTFVVGGYKWRILIFPKGNNVDYLSMYLDVADSGTLPYGWSRYAHFSLAVVNHIHTKYSIRKDTQHQFNARESDWGFTSFMLLGDLYDLSRGYLVNDTVVVEAEVAVRKVLDYWSYDSKKETGYVGLKNQGATCYMNSLLQTLYHIPYFRKAVYHMPTTENDMPSGSIPLALQSLFYKLQYNDSSVATKELTKSFGWDTYDSFMQHDVQELNRVLCEKLEDKMKGTVVEGTIQQLFEGHHMNYIECINVDYKSTRKESFYDLQLDVKGCRDVYASFDKYVEVERLEGDNKYHAEEHGLQDAKKGVLFIDFPPVLQLQLKRFEYDFMRDTMVKINDRYEFPLQLDLDRENGKYLSPDSDKSVRNLYTLHSVLVHSGGVHGGHYYAFIRPTLSDQWYKFDDERVTKEDVKRALEEQYGGEEELPHTNPGFNNTPFKFTKYSNAYMLVYIRDSDKDKIICNVDEKDIAEHLRIRLKKEQEEKEDKRRYKAQAHLFTIIKVARDEDLTEQIGRDIYFDLVDHDKVRSFRIEKQTPFNLFKEDVAKEFGIPVQFQRFWIWAKRQNHTYRPNRPLTPQEETQSVGQLREVSNKTNNAELKLFLEVAFGPDLRPIPPPDKTKEDILLFFKLYDPEKRELRFVGRFFVKSSSKPAEILGKLNQLAGFAPEEEIELYEEIKFEPCIMCEHLDKKTSFRLSQIEDGDIICFQKSTPLKSEEECKYPDVPSFLEYVHNRQVVHFRSLEKPKEEDFSLELSKQHTYDDVVEKLARQIGLDDPTKIRLTAHNCYSQQPKPQPIKFRGVEHLTDMLVHYNQSSDILYYEVLDIPLPELQGLKNLKVAFHHATKDEVVIHNIRLPKQSTVGDVINVLKTKVELSHPKAELRLLEVFYHKIYKIFPHGEKIENINDQYWTLRAEEIPEEEKNLGLHDRLIHVYHFTKDTAQNQMQVQNFGEPFLLVIHEGETLAEVKERIQKKLQVPDEEFAKWKFAFLSLGRPEYLQDSDVVSSRFQRRDVYGAWEQYLGLEHSDNAPKRAYAANQNRHTYEKPVKIYN, from the exons ATGACTATGATGACTCCTGCACCATTAGAT cagcagcagcaagaggACGAAGAGATGCTTGTGCCGCACTCGGATGTGGTCGAAGGCCCTCAGCCTATGgaag TAGCCCAAGTGGAGCCAGCTAGTACAGTTGATAGTCAGCCAGTGGAGGATCCTCCAACGATGAAATTCACTTGGACAATTGAGAATTTTACTAGGTTGAACACCAAGAAGCACTACTCTGACACGTTCGTTGTTGGCGGCTATAAATG GCGGATATTGATATTTCCCAAGGGAAACAATGTGGATTACTTGTCAATGTATTTGGATGTGGCAGATTCAGGGACATTGCCATATGGGTGGAGTAGATATGCGCACTTCAGCTTGGCTGTAGTTAATCATATCCATACCAAGTACTCAATAAGAAAGG ACACACAACACCAGTTCAATGCAAGAGAAAGTGACTGGGGATTCACTTCCTTCATGCTTCTTGGTGATCTCTATGACCTGAGTAGGGGATATCTGGTGAACGATACAGTTGTGGTTGAAGCTGAGGTTGCTGTCCGTAAGGTTCTTGATTACTGGTCATATGACTCGAAAAAGGAAACGGGTTATGTTGGGCTCAAGAATCAGGGAGCAACTTGTTATATGAATTCTCTTCTCCAGACTTTGTACCATATACCGTACTTCAGAAAG GCTGTGTATCATATGCCAACAACTGAGAATGACATGCCTTCAGGAAGCATTCCTTTGGCGCTACAAAGTTTGTTCTATAAGCTTCAATACAATGACAGCAGTGTTGCAACCAAAGAATTGACCAAGTCCTTTGGATGGGATACATATGATTCTTTTATGCAACATGATGTGCAGGAACTTAATAGAGTTCTTTGTGAAAAGCTTGAAGATAAAATGAAG GGAACTGTTGTGGAGGGTACAATACAGCAGTTGTTTGAAGGACATCACATGAATTACATTGAATGCATCAACGTGGACTACAAATCCACAAGAAAAGAATCATTTTATG ACCTCCAGCTTGATGTGAAAGGCTGCCGGGATGTTTATGCTTCATTTGACAAGTATGTGGAAGTTGAACGTCTAGAGGGTGACAATAAATACCATGCCGAAGAACATGGTTTGCAG GATGCTAAGAAGGGTGTCCTATTTATTGACTTCCCTCCCGTTCTTCAACTTCAGCTAAAGCGATTTGAGTATGATTTTATGCGGGACACAATGGTTAAG ATAAATGATCGCTATGAATTTCCTCTCCAACTTGACCTTGATAGGGAGAATGGAAAATATCTATCACCTGACTCAGATAAGAGTGTTCGCAACCTCTACACCCTTCATAG TGTCTTGGTTCATAGTGGTGGGGTGCATGGTGGACATTACTATGCTTTCATCAGACCAACCCTCTCTGACCAGTG GTACAAATTTGATGATGAACGTGTGACAAAAGAGGATGTGAAGAGGGCTTTAGAAGAGCAGTATGGTGGTGAGGAAGAG TTGCCACATACCAATCCTGGCTTCAATAATACTCCTTTCAAATTTACAAAGTACTCAAATGCATACATGCTTGTGTATATACGGGATagtgataaggacaaaataatatGTAACGTGGATGAGAAAGACATAGCCGAACATCTAAGG ATAAGGTTGaagaaagaacaagaagagaAAGAGGACAAAAGGAGATATAAGGCACAAGCACACCTCTTTACAATTATTAAG GTTGCTCGAGATGAGGATCTGACAGAACAAATTGGAAGGGATATTTATTTTGACCTTGTGGACCATGACAAAGTTCGTAGTTTCCGTATTGAGAAACAAACGCCCTTTAATCTTTTCAAG GAGGATGTTGCAAAAGAGTTTGGCATACCAGTGCAGTTTCAGCGTTTCTGGATTTGGGCCAAGAGACAAAACCACACTTATCGCCCCAATCGACCATTGACACCTCAGGAAGAAACACAATCG GTTGGACAATTGAGAGAGGtatcaaataaaacaaacaatgcAGAGCTAAAGCTGTTTTTGGAAGTAGCATTTGGGCCG GATCTACGTCCTATTCCTCCGCCTGACAAAACCAAGGAAGatattcttcttttctttaagCTTTATGACCCTGAGAAACGAGAACTACG TTTTGTTGGTAGGTTTTTCGTGAAGAGTTCTAGTAAGCCAGCAGAGattttaggaaaattaaatcAACTGGCTGGTTTTGCCCCTGAGGAAGAAATTGAACTTTATGAG GAAATTAAGTTTGAGCCTTGTATCATGTGCGAACACCTTGACAAGAAGACCTCATTTCGATTAAGTCAG ATTGAAGATGGGGATATTATTTGCTTTCAGAAGTCTACTCCTCTTAAAAGTGAAGAAGAATGTAAATATCCTGATGTTCCTTCGTTTTTGGAATATGTACACAATCGCCAG GTTGTTCATTTCCGTTCTTTGGAGAAACCTAAGGAGGAGGATTTCAGTTTAGAATT GTCAAAGCAACACACTTACGATGATGTGGTGGAGAAGTTGGCTCGCCAAATTGGTTTGGATGATCCCACCAAAATAAGACTCACTGCACATAACTGCTATTCTCAGCAACCTAAGCCCCAACCAATTAAATTTCGGGGAGTAGAGCATTTAACTGATATGTTAGTTCATTACAATCAA AGCTCTGATATCCTGTATTATGAAGTCTTGGACATCCCCCTGCCAGAATTGCAAGGCCTAAAAAATCTAAAAGTTGCTTTTCATCATGCTacaaaagatgag GTGGTGATTCACAATATTAGATTGCCCAAACAGAGCACTGTAGGGGACGTGATTAATGTACTTAAAACGAAG GTAGAACTGTCTCATCCAAAGGCAGAACTCCGACTGCTTGAGGTTTTCTATCACAAGATCTACAAG ATCTTCCCACATGGTGAGAAAATTGAGAATATAAATGACCAGTACTGGACTTTGCGTGCAGAGGAG ATtccagaagaagagaaaaacttgGGTCTCCATGATCGCCTGATTCATGTTTACCACTTTACAAAAGACACTGCACAGAACCAGATG CAAGTACAAAATTTTGGGGAACCTTTCTTGTTGGTCATCCATGAAGGTGAAACTTTAGCTGAAGTTAAAGAACGGATACAAAAGAAACTGCAGGTCCCCGATGAGGAGTTCGCAAAG TGGAAGTTTGCATTCTTGTCACTTGGTCGTCCAGAGTATTTGCAGGATTCTGATGTTGTTTCCAGCCGTTTTCAG aGAAGAGATGTTTATGGTGCATGGGAGCAGTACCTTGGGTTGGAGCACTCTGATAATGCTCCTAAGAGAGCTTATGCAGCAAATCAG AACCGTCACACATATGAGAAGCCAGTTAAAATATACAACTAA